One region of Termitidicoccus mucosus genomic DNA includes:
- a CDS encoding IS110 family transposase, which produces MPNQYKHIGVDLAKSSFVADLPKGVTSFAQSPAGLLRFLSQLPARAWVVCEATGGYERALARACHQAGVRVSVVNPRRVREFAKSQGILAKTDRIDTRLLSLFARKTEKLRASRAPVQAEAVLRELLQAREALVEALKHETNQAEHATGLPLLEGLAAARRALLERHIKQIDAEMERVIAADRDLADRAARCAQVQGVGPVTTAAVLALMPELGSLEKGQAAALLGVAPIAAQSGTCDKSRHIEGRPPPPAQNRLHGRTERRPPQPRSLRLLPAPPRTRQTRQSRSLRPHAQTHRTAQSSPQISQLFPCALITVAALRCAARGFVRFSPNGCDAAFHAVPKWLGRFFRMTTNTSP; this is translated from the coding sequence ATGCCAAACCAATATAAACACATCGGCGTTGATCTCGCCAAGTCCAGTTTCGTCGCGGACCTGCCCAAGGGCGTGACGAGCTTCGCGCAGAGCCCTGCGGGCCTGCTGCGTTTCCTCTCGCAGTTGCCCGCCCGCGCGTGGGTCGTCTGCGAGGCCACCGGCGGTTACGAAAGAGCCCTCGCGCGCGCCTGCCACCAGGCTGGCGTGCGCGTGAGCGTGGTCAACCCCAGGCGCGTGCGCGAGTTCGCCAAGTCCCAGGGCATCCTGGCCAAGACCGACCGCATCGACACGCGCCTGCTCAGCCTGTTCGCGCGCAAAACCGAAAAACTGCGCGCCAGCCGCGCGCCCGTCCAAGCCGAGGCGGTGCTGCGCGAACTGCTCCAGGCGCGCGAGGCCCTGGTCGAGGCGCTCAAACACGAGACCAACCAGGCCGAGCACGCCACCGGCCTGCCCCTGCTCGAAGGCCTGGCCGCCGCGCGCCGCGCCCTGCTGGAGCGGCACATCAAGCAGATCGACGCCGAGATGGAACGCGTGATTGCCGCCGACCGCGACCTGGCGGACCGCGCCGCACGCTGCGCCCAGGTCCAGGGCGTCGGCCCGGTCACCACCGCCGCCGTGCTCGCCCTCATGCCCGAGCTCGGCTCGCTCGAAAAGGGCCAGGCCGCCGCCCTGCTCGGCGTCGCACCCATCGCCGCCCAAAGCGGCACTTGCGACAAATCCCGCCACATCGAGGGGCGGCCGCCACCGCCTGCGCAAAACCGTCTACATGGCCGCACTGAGCGCCGCCCGCCACAACCCCGTTCTCTGCGCCTTCTACCAGCGCCTCCGCGCACGCGGCAAACCCGTCAAAGTCGCTCTCTCCGCCCTCATGCGCAAACTCATCGAACTGCTCAATCTTCTCCTCAAATATCCCAACTTTTCCCTTGCGCGTTGATCACCGTTGCTGCGCTACGGTGTGCGGCCCGCGGCTTCGTCCGTTTTTCGCCAAACGGATGTGACGCGGCTTTCCACGCTGTCCCGAAATGGCTTGGGCGCTTTTTCAGAATGACAACGAATACGTCACCATGA
- a CDS encoding threonine/serine exporter family protein: MTPVSRENVSVEQFADMALDVGVFLLASGAHCGRVFSNLKRLADRWGFPIHINPAFTGLTITVRDREQPERTVTRYHDAPPHNVHLAILTLFSRLSWRVLEERLPFSDVKRQIEAIKAKAGYNYWLVALAVGIACGSLCMLSGGDCRNALCAFTAAFAGAVLRVAVLRLRFNPMISFVAASFVTTVIAGADTIWHFGASPEATLATAVLYLVPGVPLINSVIDLIEGYLASALSRGLYAAFILLCIAAGMTFGITLLGIGNF; the protein is encoded by the coding sequence GTGACACCAGTTTCCCGGGAAAATGTTTCGGTCGAGCAGTTTGCCGACATGGCGCTCGACGTCGGCGTCTTCCTGCTCGCGTCGGGCGCGCATTGCGGACGGGTCTTCAGCAACCTGAAACGGCTGGCCGACCGCTGGGGTTTCCCCATTCACATCAATCCGGCCTTCACCGGGCTCACCATCACCGTGCGCGACCGCGAGCAGCCGGAACGAACCGTCACGCGCTATCACGACGCGCCCCCGCACAATGTCCACCTGGCCATTCTCACCCTGTTCAGCCGGCTGTCGTGGCGGGTGCTGGAAGAGCGGCTGCCCTTCAGCGACGTCAAACGGCAAATCGAGGCCATCAAGGCGAAGGCCGGCTATAATTACTGGCTCGTCGCCCTCGCCGTCGGCATTGCCTGCGGCAGCTTGTGCATGCTGTCGGGCGGGGATTGCCGGAACGCGCTTTGCGCCTTCACCGCCGCCTTTGCCGGGGCCGTGCTGCGGGTGGCGGTGCTCCGCCTGCGGTTCAATCCCATGATTTCTTTTGTGGCCGCGTCGTTTGTCACGACCGTCATCGCGGGGGCCGACACCATCTGGCATTTCGGCGCCTCGCCGGAGGCCACGCTGGCGACCGCCGTGCTTTATCTGGTCCCGGGCGTGCCGTTGATCAACAGTGTCATCGATCTCATCGAAGGCTATCTGGCCTCGGCGCTGTCGCGCGGGCTCTACGCCGCGTTCATCCTGCTCTGCATCGCCGCCGGCATGACCTTCGGCATCACCCTGCTCGGCATCGGGAATTTCTAG
- a CDS encoding threonine/serine exporter family protein — protein MTTEFLTAIARDAFLAFFVAVCWGVLFGTPGRVLWVAGLLGGCGHCFRFVLLDFGTGLILATLLASVLIGLAGIVFAHKVDNPPVVFTMPACITMVPGLYAYRSMLGGIKITDMDILHENPALLAEIAHNIMLTFSLLATLAIGISVSVLLFRKRSVRDISLGWK, from the coding sequence ATGACCACTGAATTTTTGACCGCCATCGCGCGCGACGCATTCCTGGCGTTTTTTGTCGCCGTGTGCTGGGGCGTGCTCTTCGGCACGCCCGGACGCGTCCTCTGGGTGGCCGGACTGCTGGGCGGGTGCGGGCATTGCTTCCGTTTCGTGCTCCTCGATTTCGGCACCGGCCTCATCCTGGCGACGCTGCTGGCGTCCGTCCTTATCGGGCTGGCGGGCATTGTCTTCGCACACAAGGTGGACAATCCGCCGGTGGTGTTCACCATGCCGGCCTGCATCACGATGGTGCCCGGCCTGTACGCCTACCGCAGCATGCTGGGCGGCATAAAAATCACGGACATGGACATCCTGCACGAAAATCCCGCTCTGCTGGCCGAGATCGCGCACAACATCATGCTCACTTTCTCGCTGCTGGCCACGCTGGCGATCGGCATCTCGGTCAGCGTCCTGCTCTTCCGCAAACGCAGCGTGCGCGACATCTCGCTGGGCTGGAAATAG
- the dnaB gene encoding replicative DNA helicase → MADDDGKPSRTSRRPRSDGTNGGDSAHAAAALVGRSAPHSIEAEEYLLSCCLIDGNDTVARCLEGKIAPSAFYVPANRVIFEKLVEMYNKGAAIDLAVLAEELKTTRQLDEIGGYAYLTQISGRIPTTAQAPYFIEKIRELFLLRELIKVATGAVEKCYDYNGGLEEFIDKIEQDIFAVTQDRISDAAKPMKGPVNEAMGVITKMLTKKGELTGISSGYKDLDNFTYGFQRQEMIILAARPSMGKTSLALNFAETAAMPKTGRGVTTLVFSLEMSAAQLALRMLCSRARVNMKLLRDGLLSKNGQEQQDLLQAADDFSKSSLYIDDSSHLTIMELRAKARRLHARNKLGFVIVDYLQLLSPTDPKIPREQQVAEISRGLKALAKELDVPVLVLSQLNRAAEKENRTPKLSDLRESGSIEQDADVVLMLARPKDADEKFQVAADSAELIVAKQRNGPVGELKLTFLRDITRFENYTQ, encoded by the coding sequence ATGGCTGACGACGACGGCAAACCCTCACGCACATCCCGGCGCCCCCGTTCCGACGGAACCAACGGCGGCGATTCCGCGCACGCGGCGGCGGCCTTGGTCGGACGCTCCGCGCCGCACAGCATCGAGGCCGAGGAATACCTGCTCTCGTGCTGCCTCATCGACGGCAACGACACCGTCGCCCGCTGTCTTGAGGGCAAGATCGCGCCCTCCGCCTTCTATGTCCCGGCCAATCGGGTCATTTTCGAGAAACTCGTCGAGATGTATAACAAGGGCGCGGCCATCGACCTCGCCGTCCTGGCCGAGGAACTGAAAACCACGCGCCAGCTCGACGAAATCGGCGGCTACGCCTACCTCACGCAAATCAGCGGACGCATCCCGACCACGGCCCAGGCGCCCTATTTCATCGAGAAAATCCGCGAGCTTTTTCTTTTGCGCGAGCTCATCAAGGTCGCCACCGGCGCGGTCGAGAAATGCTACGACTACAACGGCGGCCTGGAGGAGTTCATCGACAAGATCGAGCAGGACATCTTTGCCGTCACCCAGGACCGCATTTCCGATGCCGCCAAGCCGATGAAGGGCCCGGTCAACGAGGCCATGGGCGTCATCACCAAGATGCTCACCAAAAAAGGCGAGCTCACCGGCATCAGCTCGGGCTACAAGGACCTCGACAATTTCACCTACGGGTTCCAGCGGCAGGAAATGATCATCCTCGCGGCGCGTCCCTCGATGGGCAAAACCTCGCTCGCGCTCAACTTCGCCGAGACCGCCGCCATGCCGAAGACCGGCCGCGGCGTCACCACGCTGGTCTTCTCACTCGAAATGAGCGCCGCGCAGCTCGCGCTCCGCATGCTTTGCTCCCGCGCGCGGGTGAACATGAAGCTTCTGCGCGACGGCCTGCTGTCCAAAAACGGCCAGGAGCAGCAGGATCTGCTCCAGGCGGCGGATGACTTCAGCAAGTCGTCGCTCTACATCGACGACTCCAGCCACCTGACCATCATGGAACTCCGCGCCAAGGCCCGCCGCCTGCACGCGCGCAACAAGCTCGGGTTCGTGATCGTGGACTACCTCCAGCTCCTCAGCCCGACCGACCCGAAAATCCCGCGCGAACAGCAGGTGGCCGAAATTTCGCGCGGGCTAAAAGCGCTCGCGAAGGAACTCGACGTGCCCGTGCTTGTATTAAGTCAGTTGAATCGTGCCGCTGAAAAAGAAAACCGCACTCCCAAGCTCTCCGACCTCCGCGAATCCGGCTCCATCGAGCAGGACGCCGACGTGGTGCTCATGCTCGCGCGCCCGAAAGACGCCGACGAGAAATTCCAAGTCGCCGCCGACTCCGCCGAGTTAATAGTTGCCAAGCAACGAAACGGCCCGGTAGGAGAACTGAAACTCACCTTCCTTCGAGACATCACCCGCTTTGAAAACTATACCCAGTAG
- the bamA gene encoding outer membrane protein assembly factor BamA, with protein sequence MARATSFLLTFLLATLFGAQAFAQMGGSPSLGTRQPYQPYKVGTVTVRFVGTANVNEQIVRANMQVKPGGELDDTMIDRDIRSLYRTGLFEFIEVKREVLPNRVVNLVVEVTPKYRVQDVVFSGNEKIKSSRLEKETKTRQNQALDERQVKEDAEKIREFYQKKGYNRVYINYEIERDRATGYGTVFFKIREGNKVKISEIAFVGNNNVKSKKLRGVMETRRRWMFSWLTGSGRFKDEMFEDDLDKLRDYYREEGFLDVEIPADKVTYEYPTDNKLVLTVQVNEGRQYRIGQITFTGNKLYPTPLLMLIISQHSGMVFRPSKLDEDVSTMEDFYGKDGYLDARVRPIRKPNIATGNIDIEYEVTESDQYYVESIQIEGNTKTKSIVIIRELTLGPGEVFDMVSMKRSKMRLDNTRFFEDTNLTPESTNIPGRRNLKITVTEGRTGNLQFGAGFSSLEKAVVFAELTQSNFDLFNRKSFFQGGGQKFRIRLQVGSNSSEAILSFEEPWFLQKELALGFSIYRTSSNYDNSYYDEVRTGGQVYLRKRLFELFEGTLSYTYENVQYEDIESAYIGYFQNADGTLRDRYQTSTVSFQLLRDTRDRIINTTDGGRIELNYSHTGGPLGGSEDYYRVEFRGSQFFPIFRAQAQTIAIIARAGVIESYGRTRDKALPGYRDGGVPYSEKYTLGGPYTLRGFENRDVGPKDQYGNIMGGNTYGMLSLEYSLDIVSPVRFAVFYDAGFVNERSYDFSPATYNDNFGFGLRLFVAGAPLSLDFGIPLTKDKFNSKGNQFNFSFGTRF encoded by the coding sequence ATGGCCCGGGCCACGTCCTTTTTACTCACTTTCCTTCTCGCCACCTTGTTTGGCGCGCAAGCCTTTGCCCAGATGGGCGGCTCGCCCAGTCTCGGGACTAGGCAGCCATACCAGCCCTACAAGGTCGGCACCGTGACGGTGCGTTTCGTGGGCACCGCCAACGTCAACGAGCAGATCGTCCGCGCCAACATGCAGGTGAAGCCCGGCGGCGAGCTCGACGACACGATGATCGACCGCGACATCCGCTCGCTCTACCGCACCGGACTGTTCGAGTTCATCGAGGTGAAGCGCGAGGTGCTGCCGAACCGCGTCGTCAACCTCGTCGTCGAGGTCACGCCGAAATACCGCGTGCAGGATGTCGTTTTCTCCGGCAACGAAAAGATCAAGTCCAGCCGCCTCGAAAAGGAGACCAAAACCCGCCAGAACCAGGCCCTCGACGAGCGCCAGGTGAAGGAGGACGCCGAAAAAATCCGCGAGTTTTACCAGAAAAAGGGCTACAACCGCGTTTACATCAACTACGAGATCGAACGCGATCGCGCCACCGGCTACGGCACGGTGTTTTTTAAGATCCGCGAGGGCAACAAGGTCAAAATCTCCGAAATTGCCTTCGTCGGCAACAACAACGTCAAATCCAAGAAATTGCGCGGCGTCATGGAGACCCGCCGCCGCTGGATGTTCTCCTGGTTGACCGGCTCGGGCCGCTTCAAGGACGAGATGTTCGAGGACGATCTCGACAAGCTCCGCGATTATTACCGCGAGGAAGGCTTTCTCGACGTCGAGATTCCCGCCGACAAGGTCACCTACGAATACCCGACCGACAACAAACTCGTCCTCACCGTCCAGGTGAACGAAGGCCGCCAGTATCGCATCGGCCAGATCACCTTTACCGGCAACAAACTTTATCCCACGCCGCTGCTCATGCTCATCATTTCGCAGCATTCCGGCATGGTGTTCCGCCCGTCCAAGCTCGACGAGGACGTCTCCACTATGGAGGACTTTTACGGCAAGGACGGCTACCTCGACGCCCGCGTGCGCCCCATCCGCAAGCCCAACATCGCCACCGGCAACATCGACATCGAATACGAAGTCACCGAGAGCGACCAGTATTACGTCGAGTCCATCCAGATCGAGGGCAACACCAAGACCAAGAGCATCGTCATCATCCGCGAGCTCACGCTCGGCCCCGGCGAGGTGTTCGACATGGTCAGCATGAAGCGCAGCAAGATGCGCTTGGACAACACCCGCTTCTTCGAGGACACCAACCTCACCCCCGAATCGACCAACATCCCCGGCCGCCGCAACCTCAAGATCACCGTCACCGAGGGCCGCACCGGCAATCTCCAGTTCGGCGCCGGCTTCAGCTCGCTCGAAAAGGCGGTCGTGTTCGCCGAGCTCACCCAGTCCAACTTCGACCTCTTCAACCGCAAATCCTTCTTCCAGGGCGGCGGCCAGAAATTTCGCATCCGCCTGCAAGTCGGCTCCAACTCCAGCGAGGCCATCCTCTCCTTCGAGGAACCGTGGTTCCTGCAAAAGGAACTCGCGCTCGGCTTCTCCATTTACCGCACCAGTTCCAATTACGACAACTCCTACTACGACGAGGTGCGCACCGGCGGCCAGGTTTACCTGCGCAAACGCCTCTTCGAACTCTTCGAAGGCACGCTCTCCTACACATATGAGAACGTCCAGTATGAGGACATCGAGTCCGCCTACATCGGCTACTTCCAGAACGCGGACGGCACGCTCCGCGACCGCTATCAAACCTCCACCGTCTCCTTCCAACTCCTCCGCGACACCCGCGACCGCATCATCAACACCACCGACGGCGGCCGCATCGAGCTGAACTACTCCCACACCGGCGGCCCGCTCGGCGGCAGCGAGGACTATTACCGCGTCGAATTCCGCGGCTCCCAATTCTTCCCCATCTTCCGCGCCCAAGCCCAGACCATCGCCATCATCGCCCGCGCCGGTGTCATCGAAAGCTACGGGCGCACCCGCGACAAGGCCCTTCCCGGCTACCGGGACGGCGGTGTTCCCTACAGCGAAAAATACACCCTCGGCGGCCCCTACACCCTGCGCGGCTTCGAAAACCGCGACGTCGGCCCGAAGGACCAATACGGCAACATCATGGGTGGCAACACCTACGGGATGCTCTCACTCGAGTATTCGCTCGACATCGTGAGCCCGGTGCGCTTCGCCGTCTTCTATGACGCCGGCTTCGTCAACGAGCGCTCCTACGACTTCAGCCCGGCGACTTACAACGACAACTTCGGCTTTGGCCTGCGCCTGTTCGTGGCCGGCGCGCCGCTCAGCCTCGACTTTGGCATCCCGCTCACCAAGGACAAATTCAACAGCAAGGGAAATCAATTTAACTTTTCATTTGGCACCCGATTCTGA
- a CDS encoding OmpH family outer membrane protein, producing MKTSIKSLIAIAAFGATALLASAQTLKVGTIDMNKALDGYWKTQEEQAVVKGYEQRATEGTERIMSEGRAAVEKYREAAEQANNTILTEEARKNAAQEAQRLLQDVQKKEQEIQQFRNQAVQTIQQQVASSRRVLLEKITDVASGLAKKKGITLLVEKSNAAVITVVYADPGFDITDEVIVELNKDRPASSTTGSAAPAATTAPAATGSSGTSGTSGPSINF from the coding sequence ATGAAGACCTCCATCAAATCCTTAATCGCAATTGCCGCCTTCGGAGCGACCGCGCTCTTGGCCTCGGCCCAAACGCTGAAAGTCGGCACCATCGACATGAACAAGGCTCTCGACGGCTATTGGAAGACGCAGGAAGAGCAGGCCGTTGTCAAAGGTTACGAGCAGCGCGCCACCGAGGGCACCGAGCGCATCATGAGCGAGGGTCGTGCCGCCGTTGAGAAATATCGCGAGGCCGCCGAGCAGGCCAACAACACCATCCTGACCGAGGAAGCCCGCAAGAATGCCGCGCAGGAGGCGCAGCGTCTTCTCCAAGACGTGCAAAAGAAGGAGCAGGAAATCCAGCAGTTCCGCAATCAGGCCGTCCAGACCATCCAGCAGCAGGTCGCCTCCTCCCGCCGGGTTCTCCTTGAAAAAATCACCGACGTAGCCTCGGGCCTCGCCAAGAAAAAAGGCATCACCCTGCTCGTCGAAAAATCCAACGCCGCCGTGATCACGGTTGTTTACGCCGATCCCGGCTTCGACATCACCGACGAAGTCATCGTCGAGCTCAACAAAGACCGCCCGGCCTCTTCCACGACCGGCAGCGCCGCTCCCGCCGCGACGACCGCTCCCGCCGCGACCGGCTCATCCGGAACATCCGGCACATCCGGCCCCTCGATCAACTTCTGA
- the lpxD gene encoding UDP-3-O-(3-hydroxymyristoyl)glucosamine N-acyltransferase has product MELSLTSQEIAAIIEARATRGATTETIRDIASLATARAGDISFLGNPKYKAEVPACAASVIILPIDYDGEPRPGQLYLHVDNPSAALAKLCARIEQLLWPRPAPGIHPSAVIAPTARIAASATVGPLCVVEEGAVIGERTHVEAQVFVGRHAAIGDDCWLMPGVRVASECVVKNRVRLQIGVVLGSDGFGYEFINGRHEKVPQVGRVLIEDDVEIGANTTLDRARFSQTVVGQGTKIDNLVQIAHNVVIGKHCLICSQTGISGSVTIEDYAVLAGQVGVAGHLTIGRGAKITAQTGVNANVSPGATLKGTPANPYMFEQRINVLRQRLPELFQRVDRLEKKFPAEKTSSDA; this is encoded by the coding sequence ATGGAGCTTTCACTCACCAGCCAGGAAATCGCAGCCATCATCGAGGCCAGAGCGACCCGCGGAGCCACCACGGAAACCATCCGCGATATCGCCTCGCTCGCCACCGCCCGCGCCGGGGACATCTCCTTTCTGGGCAATCCCAAATACAAGGCCGAAGTCCCCGCCTGCGCCGCCTCCGTCATCATCCTGCCCATCGATTACGACGGCGAACCGCGACCCGGCCAACTCTATCTCCACGTCGATAATCCCTCCGCCGCGCTGGCGAAATTGTGTGCCCGCATCGAGCAGCTTCTCTGGCCCAGGCCTGCTCCCGGCATTCACCCGAGCGCGGTCATCGCGCCCACGGCGCGCATCGCCGCCAGCGCCACTGTCGGGCCGCTCTGCGTCGTCGAGGAGGGCGCGGTCATCGGCGAACGCACGCATGTCGAGGCGCAGGTGTTCGTCGGACGCCACGCGGCCATCGGGGACGATTGCTGGCTGATGCCCGGCGTGCGCGTCGCCTCCGAGTGCGTGGTGAAAAATCGCGTCCGCCTGCAAATCGGCGTCGTGCTCGGCTCCGACGGTTTCGGTTACGAATTTATCAACGGCCGCCATGAGAAAGTCCCCCAGGTCGGCCGCGTCCTCATCGAGGACGACGTGGAAATCGGCGCCAACACCACGCTCGACCGCGCGCGTTTCAGCCAGACCGTGGTCGGCCAGGGCACCAAAATCGACAACCTCGTCCAGATCGCCCACAACGTCGTCATCGGCAAACACTGCCTCATCTGCTCGCAAACCGGCATTTCCGGCAGCGTCACGATCGAGGACTACGCGGTCCTCGCCGGACAGGTCGGCGTTGCCGGCCATCTCACCATCGGGCGCGGCGCGAAAATCACCGCCCAGACCGGCGTAAATGCCAATGTTTCCCCCGGTGCCACCCTCAAGGGCACGCCCGCCAATCCCTACATGTTCGAACAGCGCATCAATGTTCTGCGCCAGCGGCTTCCGGAACTTTTCCAGCGCGTGGACCGCCTCGAAAAGAAGTTCCCTGCGGAAAAAACTTCCTCCGACGCCTGA
- a CDS encoding ribose-phosphate diphosphokinase — protein sequence MSIKSGLKIFAGNSNRALAEEICQNIGIPLGSATVTTFPDGESFVKIDENVRGHDVYLIQSTCPPTNHHLMELLIMIDAARRASAARITAVIPFYGYARQDRKDQPRVPITAKLVANLLSAAGAHRVLTMDLHSQQIQGFFDIPVDHLYASPVFFDYLDKLNKTNLVVCSPDVGGLKMASAYADILGAGLGFVAKKRRSATKVEAINVVGEVKDCDVLLVDDITETAGTLVAAAKMLRDCGARTVRAAVSHCILNDIAFERLRNGPIDELITTNSTPVDVKDLPVTVLSIAGLLANAIIRINSNESVSSLFKIKGF from the coding sequence ATGAGCATCAAGTCCGGGCTGAAAATCTTTGCAGGAAACTCCAATCGCGCGCTCGCCGAGGAAATTTGCCAAAACATCGGCATTCCGCTCGGTTCCGCCACCGTGACGACCTTTCCGGACGGGGAAAGCTTCGTGAAAATCGACGAAAACGTGCGCGGCCACGACGTTTATCTCATCCAGTCCACCTGCCCCCCGACCAACCATCATCTGATGGAGCTGCTCATCATGATCGACGCGGCCCGTCGCGCCTCCGCCGCCCGCATCACCGCCGTCATCCCGTTCTACGGCTACGCCCGCCAGGATCGCAAGGACCAGCCCCGCGTGCCCATCACCGCCAAGCTCGTCGCCAACCTCCTCAGCGCCGCCGGTGCGCACCGCGTGCTCACCATGGACCTGCACAGCCAGCAGATCCAGGGCTTCTTCGACATCCCCGTCGATCATCTCTACGCCTCGCCTGTCTTTTTCGACTATCTCGACAAGCTCAACAAAACCAACCTCGTCGTCTGCTCGCCCGACGTGGGCGGGTTGAAAATGGCCTCCGCCTACGCGGACATCCTCGGCGCGGGGCTGGGCTTCGTGGCCAAGAAACGCCGCAGCGCCACCAAGGTCGAGGCGATCAACGTGGTCGGCGAGGTGAAGGATTGCGACGTGCTCCTCGTGGACGACATCACCGAGACCGCCGGCACGCTTGTCGCCGCCGCCAAGATGCTGCGCGACTGCGGCGCCCGCACCGTGCGCGCCGCCGTGAGTCACTGCATCCTCAACGACATCGCCTTCGAGCGCCTCCGGAACGGCCCCATCGACGAACTCATCACCACAAACTCGACCCCCGTCGATGTGAAAGACCTGCCCGTGACCGTGCTCAGCATCGCCGGCCTCCTCGCAAACGCCATCATCCGCATCAACAGCAACGAAAGCGTCTCCAGCCTCTTCAAAATAAAAGGCTTCTGA
- a CDS encoding pyridoxamine 5'-phosphate oxidase family protein: MTQFPEIRKMSRLLQPARMKKLLDETEYGFLAMCSTIGYGYGIPLSYARDGQRLYFHCSPDGFKQKCLAANNRVSFCIIGKTRVIPEKFTTVYESVIAFGTMALDLPEEEHGLALRLLMQKYSPAHLQIDEVYRGKTFRRNHLMRLDIEHVTGKVKKAVPRPAA, encoded by the coding sequence ATGACTCAATTTCCCGAAATACGCAAAATGTCGCGGTTGCTGCAACCGGCGCGGATGAAAAAGCTGCTCGACGAGACCGAGTATGGCTTCCTCGCGATGTGTTCAACGATTGGATACGGCTACGGCATCCCGCTCAGCTATGCGCGCGACGGGCAGCGGCTGTATTTCCATTGTTCGCCGGATGGGTTTAAGCAGAAGTGCCTGGCCGCCAATAATCGCGTGAGCTTTTGCATCATCGGGAAAACGCGGGTGATACCGGAGAAATTCACCACGGTTTACGAAAGTGTGATTGCCTTCGGCACGATGGCGCTGGATTTGCCCGAGGAGGAGCACGGGCTGGCCCTGCGGTTGCTGATGCAGAAATACAGCCCGGCGCATCTCCAGATCGACGAGGTTTACCGGGGAAAGACATTCCGCCGGAATCACCTCATGCGCCTCGATATCGAGCATGTCACCGGCAAGGTCAAAAAAGCCGTGCCGCGCCCGGCGGCCTGA